The following are encoded in a window of Methanobrevibacter ruminantium M1 genomic DNA:
- the prf1 gene encoding peptide chain release factor aRF-1, giving the protein MSEVSSKELYEFKKTLKELAEKKGKGTELVSMYVPPEKQLSDIIKQMRDELGQSANIKSKSTRKNVQSAIEVIMQRIRMITNENKDLPNGFVLFVGMIPKGGPGTEKMETVVIEPPEPVQTYWYICDSTFFLEPLEDMIASKEVYGIAVIDRNEATIATLKGKRIKITAHLTSGVPGKHKAGGQSQRRFDRVIEQLAHEFLKRIGQHMDDDFLPIKDELKGIVLGGPGYTKEDFYNGDYMHYELKDKVITTVDTSYTGEFGIRETIDKASGALEELGVIKEKKLVQRFFKELRDDNGLYSYGEKEVRTNLQIGAVDILLLSEDLKSKRLTLDCQACGFHAEVTQKEGQKVEDLTCPQCNDKMKITKEEDLIEDLSNIAEDLGTEVEIISTETDEGMQLYRAFGGIAAITRYKVN; this is encoded by the coding sequence ATGAGTGAGGTATCCTCAAAGGAATTATATGAGTTTAAGAAGACATTAAAAGAACTCGCAGAAAAGAAAGGAAAAGGAACAGAACTTGTTTCAATGTATGTTCCTCCAGAAAAGCAATTAAGTGATATCATTAAGCAGATGAGAGACGAATTAGGACAAAGCGCTAACATCAAAAGCAAATCCACACGTAAAAACGTTCAATCAGCTATTGAAGTAATCATGCAAAGAATCCGTATGATTACAAATGAAAACAAGGATCTCCCTAACGGTTTTGTGCTCTTTGTGGGAATGATTCCTAAAGGCGGTCCCGGCACTGAAAAGATGGAAACTGTAGTAATCGAACCGCCGGAGCCTGTTCAAACCTATTGGTACATCTGTGACAGCACATTCTTCCTAGAGCCTTTGGAAGACATGATTGCTTCAAAGGAAGTCTATGGTATTGCAGTTATCGACAGAAACGAAGCAACCATAGCAACTTTAAAAGGTAAAAGAATTAAGATTACCGCTCACTTAACCAGTGGTGTTCCAGGTAAGCATAAGGCAGGGGGACAATCACAAAGAAGGTTCGACAGGGTCATCGAACAATTGGCTCATGAGTTCTTAAAGAGAATCGGCCAGCATATGGATGACGACTTCCTTCCAATCAAGGATGAATTGAAGGGAATCGTTCTTGGAGGTCCTGGATACACTAAAGAGGATTTCTACAATGGAGACTATATGCATTATGAGCTTAAGGACAAAGTCATCACAACTGTAGACACTTCCTACACTGGAGAATTTGGTATTAGGGAAACCATTGATAAGGCTTCAGGTGCATTGGAAGAGTTAGGTGTTATAAAAGAGAAAAAACTTGTCCAAAGATTCTTTAAGGAACTTAGAGATGACAACGGCCTTTATTCCTATGGTGAAAAGGAAGTTAGAACAAACCTCCAAATAGGTGCTGTAGATATTCTTCTTCTCTCTGAAGACCTTAAATCAAAAAGATTAACCTTAGATTGTCAGGCTTGTGGATTCCATGCTGAAGTAACCCAAAAGGAAGGTCAAAAAGTAGAGGATCTAACCTGTCCTCAGTGTAATGATAAGATGAAAATCACAAAAGAAGAGGATCTTATTGAAGACCTTTCAAATATTGCTGAAGACTTAGGCACTGAAGTGGAAATCATTTCAACTGAAACCGATGAAGGTATGCAGTTATATAGAGCATTTGGTGGTATAGCGGCGATTACTAGGTATAAGGTAAACTAA
- the rbr gene encoding rubrerythrin, whose product MADLKGTKTEANLAAAFAGESQAHTKYQYFASKAKKEGYVQIHDIFMETSKNEKEHAKIWFKLLHDGEVPDTIANLNAAADGENEEWTAMYKEFAETATEEGFPEIAGLFTMVGNIEKEHEERYRALLANVEGEAVFKKEAEIEWKCINCGHIVKAPEAPFICPVCKHPQAYFEERATNFK is encoded by the coding sequence ATGGCAGATTTAAAAGGTACTAAAACCGAAGCAAACTTAGCAGCAGCATTTGCTGGTGAGTCCCAAGCTCATACTAAATATCAATATTTCGCAAGCAAAGCTAAAAAAGAAGGATACGTACAAATCCACGACATCTTTATGGAAACTTCCAAAAACGAAAAAGAACACGCTAAAATCTGGTTCAAACTTTTACACGACGGAGAAGTTCCAGACACTATAGCTAACCTTAACGCAGCAGCTGATGGTGAAAACGAAGAATGGACTGCAATGTACAAAGAATTCGCTGAAACCGCTACCGAAGAAGGTTTCCCTGAAATCGCAGGCTTATTCACCATGGTAGGAAATATTGAAAAAGAACACGAAGAAAGATACAGAGCTTTACTCGCTAATGTTGAAGGCGAAGCTGTATTCAAAAAAGAAGCAGAAATCGAATGGAAATGTATCAACTGTGGTCACATCGTAAAAGCTCCTGAAGCTCCTTTCATTTGCCCAGTTTGTAAACATCCACAAGCTTACTTCGAAGAAAGAGCTACCAACTTCAAATAA
- a CDS encoding 5-formyltetrahydrofolate cyclo-ligase, giving the protein MTLKEEKDKVRKSIYDNLFNNGFSNRPNGDYGKIPDFKGSDIAAELLSKTEEWKSSITIFSSPDAAQTPVRYLALKDNKNLIMASPNLTHGYLFLEGQNIKEIEEASTKEGAFKHCSKKDISNINVDLVVEGSVGVDRMGHRIGKGKGFADMEIEDLKKRNIINNTTPIATTIHPLQLVNHIPTESHDQRINMIVTTREIIRV; this is encoded by the coding sequence ATGACTTTAAAAGAAGAAAAAGACAAGGTCCGAAAGTCAATCTATGACAATCTATTCAATAATGGATTTTCCAATCGACCAAATGGTGACTATGGCAAAATCCCAGACTTTAAGGGCTCAGATATTGCAGCTGAACTTTTATCTAAAACAGAAGAATGGAAATCCTCAATTACAATATTCTCTAGTCCCGACGCTGCACAAACTCCAGTTAGATATTTAGCCTTAAAGGACAATAAGAACCTTATTATGGCAAGCCCTAATCTCACACACGGCTATCTCTTCCTGGAAGGACAAAATATAAAGGAAATCGAAGAAGCTTCAACTAAGGAAGGGGCATTTAAGCACTGCAGTAAAAAGGACATATCAAACATAAATGTCGACCTTGTTGTAGAAGGCTCTGTTGGAGTGGACAGAATGGGACATAGAATAGGAAAGGGAAAAGGATTTGCAGATATGGAAATAGAAGATTTAAAGAAAAGAAACATCATTAATAATACCACACCAATTGCAACAACCATTCATCCATTGCAATTAGTGAATCACATTCCAACTGAAAGCCATGATCAAAGAATAAACATGATTGTCACAACAAGAGAGATTATAAGGGTCTAA
- a CDS encoding SseB family protein produces the protein MTLSDNKKLKKLLKSKSRVKIENNPNLFYKEFLKSTLFVPVIAINEDENLNDGDTLDLQIGFFDEENGDRNIYIFTDSNEMERADYKITSIAVNMKELSVILSQFDMDFDYIVINPYGPDSYKIDYDEFKSRTE, from the coding sequence ATGACCCTATCTGACAATAAGAAGCTAAAGAAATTATTAAAGTCCAAATCTAGAGTTAAAATTGAAAATAATCCAAATCTCTTTTATAAGGAGTTTCTAAAATCAACTCTCTTTGTTCCGGTGATTGCAATAAACGAAGATGAGAACCTAAACGATGGAGACACACTAGACCTGCAGATTGGATTCTTTGATGAGGAAAATGGAGATAGAAACATCTATATCTTTACCGATTCAAATGAGATGGAAAGGGCTGATTATAAGATAACATCAATAGCTGTAAATATGAAAGAGCTATCTGTTATTCTATCCCAGTTTGATATGGACTTTGATTATATTGTAATTAATCCATATGGTCCAGACAGCTATAAGATAGATTATGATGAGTTTAAAAGCAGAACTGAATAA
- a CDS encoding C1 family peptidase, protein MMLNKKIIIILTFILILSISSASASADSTDETILSDDSAGLINLDNSNNNLYLDDNQFNLANSNSDNSNNFNLDDSNSDNSNFYLDEDLDNKINENIKNTKTILKENNSSIASFSNLSHILSKASAGDTIILENDYKYDSAYDSQYQGGIEVNSITIDGNNHYIDGNGEARIFYLASDNIVLKNIKFINGFNSQGGAIYAKGTNVNITDCIFENNLAPDNGGAIYVEGNASIKSVKFINNSAGYGGAAYINDSSILEDLIFTGNVANIEGGAVYIGGSSNITNCIFDGNLADKGAAIFIPAKESPMTPSEDVPFDESDLNSTDMDLDSTDMDDNSTDYNFTDMDDNSTDYNFTDMDDNSTDMDDYPDESDEDFPDGGDYVFPDWWEGDEFEYDGIECINVFITNSTFINSNDFYRGAIFSEHDNNISIDGCLFENMSSQYAPAIYCNVMVNILINNTGFKNLHANGTGGAMAFLDNVYAIVDNCSFKNISSSKNGGAIFYDSNSWGHSSPVSLIVLNSSFLNCSSDYGGAIVVLGGGFKSKDSSFINNSARYGAGAVHVYTDYDILVYDTVFYNNRLNEDNTSFGGALFIDSAEKAIINNTRFVNNSNDAIYAYESRIKINNSYFENNDEYLRSIYTEGLILGDNKYNDDTLVDLDYDPTYIIIGTGEGLKLDLINNTIDVTTIPSSFLAADWGWMSPFKNQDFSGGCWCFSTCAAIESALLKSTQKTYSLSMQNMQKLSTEYSKYGNNHIVEAGSTIVALHYALSWMGVFPEEYDTFDMIGKLSRQISTNETIHIQDAAFTYPRSISYDIDQIKQTIMKYGTVTSDFYAVNEAPNFNENTSAFYCNETDGRDATHAVAVVGWDDNYPASNFLVTPPGDGAWIIKNSYGEENYDHGYVYVSYYDTVFNIDGGVAYLFENTENYTKNYQTDIGGDIFLVNDSDSYSYKNSYQSIGDDYISAVGTCFNDADEDYTVEIYVNNVLKTSQSGKSPFRGFHTIKLENQIQVKIGDNFTVVMKTHSVPIVNTSRMHFKANVSFIDNGTGWKDASDDNATVLLKVYTMETLRENLTDRIPTRIDCKNMTTTAVAAEDGRIGKYFVVFLKDENGTALSNKPIKIGFNGRVYDRTTDENGSAKLQINLAYKGTYTFAIGFLGDNDYLGAFEVAKITVKVQTPKLATSNKSYKASAKTKSLTATFKTANGKVVANKKISFTVNGKTYSAKTNSKGIATVKVSLNKKGTYSFTVKFAGDNTFAAVSKKGKLTLS, encoded by the coding sequence ATGATGTTGAATAAAAAAATAATAATAATTTTAACATTTATTTTAATATTGTCTATTTCTTCAGCAAGTGCATCTGCAGATTCAACAGATGAAACAATCTTATCAGATGATTCTGCAGGGCTTATCAATTTAGACAATTCTAATAATAATCTTTATTTAGATGATAATCAATTTAATTTAGCTAATTCTAATTCAGATAATTCCAATAACTTTAATCTAGATGATTCTAATTCAGATAATTCTAACTTTTATCTAGATGAAGATTTAGACAATAAAATCAATGAAAATATAAAAAACACTAAAACAATCTTAAAGGAGAATAATTCATCAATTGCTTCCTTTTCAAACCTTTCACATATTCTATCAAAGGCTTCAGCAGGAGATACAATAATCTTAGAAAATGATTATAAATATGATTCTGCCTATGATAGTCAATATCAGGGAGGAATTGAAGTCAATTCCATCACAATCGACGGAAACAACCATTATATCGATGGAAATGGAGAGGCCAGAATATTCTATTTGGCTTCAGACAATATTGTCTTAAAGAACATCAAGTTTATAAACGGTTTCAATAGTCAAGGGGGAGCAATCTATGCAAAAGGAACAAATGTCAATATAACTGACTGCATATTTGAAAACAATCTTGCCCCAGATAATGGAGGTGCAATCTATGTTGAAGGAAATGCTTCAATAAAATCCGTAAAATTCATAAATAACTCTGCAGGATATGGAGGAGCAGCATATATAAACGATTCCTCCATTCTTGAAGATCTGATATTCACAGGCAATGTGGCCAATATTGAAGGGGGAGCAGTTTACATTGGAGGCTCAAGCAATATAACTAACTGTATTTTTGATGGAAACCTTGCAGATAAGGGTGCTGCAATATTTATTCCAGCTAAAGAAAGCCCTATGACTCCAAGTGAGGATGTTCCTTTTGATGAATCAGATTTAAATTCTACAGATATGGATTTAGATTCTACAGATATGGATGATAATTCTACCGATTACAATTTCACAGATATGGATGATAATTCTACCGATTACAATTTCACAGATATGGATGATAATTCCACAGACATGGACGATTACCCTGATGAAAGCGATGAAGACTTCCCAGATGGAGGAGATTATGTTTTTCCAGATTGGTGGGAAGGTGATGAATTCGAATATGATGGAATTGAATGCATAAACGTTTTCATAACTAATTCCACATTCATCAATTCAAATGATTTCTATAGGGGAGCCATCTTCTCAGAGCACGACAATAACATATCCATTGACGGATGCCTATTTGAAAACATGAGCTCCCAGTATGCTCCGGCAATCTACTGCAACGTCATGGTAAACATACTCATAAACAATACTGGCTTCAAGAATCTCCATGCAAATGGAACAGGTGGGGCAATGGCCTTTTTGGATAATGTATATGCAATAGTAGATAACTGCAGCTTCAAAAACATATCTTCCTCTAAAAACGGCGGAGCCATATTTTATGATTCAAACAGTTGGGGACACTCCTCTCCTGTATCATTAATTGTCCTTAATTCAAGCTTCTTAAATTGCTCCAGCGACTATGGGGGAGCCATAGTTGTTTTAGGAGGAGGATTCAAATCTAAAGACAGCAGCTTCATAAACAATTCTGCAAGATATGGGGCCGGAGCGGTTCATGTCTATACAGATTATGACATTTTAGTTTATGACACTGTATTTTACAACAACCGATTGAATGAGGACAATACATCATTTGGAGGAGCCCTCTTTATTGACTCTGCCGAAAAGGCGATAATAAATAACACCCGATTTGTCAATAACTCAAATGATGCAATATATGCTTATGAATCTCGAATAAAAATAAATAACAGCTATTTCGAAAACAACGATGAATATTTGCGCAGCATCTATACAGAAGGACTGATATTAGGTGATAACAAGTATAATGATGACACATTAGTTGATTTGGATTATGACCCTACATATATCATTATAGGAACAGGAGAAGGATTAAAGCTGGATTTAATAAATAACACAATAGATGTAACTACAATTCCTTCAAGCTTTTTAGCTGCAGACTGGGGCTGGATGAGCCCATTCAAGAATCAGGATTTCTCAGGAGGATGCTGGTGCTTCTCCACCTGCGCAGCGATTGAATCTGCATTGCTTAAGTCAACCCAAAAGACCTATAGCCTTTCAATGCAGAATATGCAAAAGCTCTCCACAGAGTATTCCAAATATGGAAACAACCATATTGTAGAGGCTGGATCAACAATTGTTGCTTTGCATTATGCCCTTTCCTGGATGGGAGTATTCCCAGAGGAGTATGACACCTTTGACATGATTGGAAAATTAAGCAGACAAATCTCTACAAACGAGACCATTCACATTCAGGATGCAGCATTCACCTATCCTAGAAGCATATCCTATGATATTGACCAAATAAAGCAGACTATCATGAAGTATGGAACTGTAACCAGTGATTTCTATGCTGTGAATGAGGCTCCAAACTTCAATGAAAACACTTCAGCATTCTATTGCAACGAGACTGACGGAAGGGATGCAACCCACGCTGTAGCTGTTGTAGGATGGGACGACAACTATCCGGCAAGCAATTTCTTAGTCACACCTCCAGGAGACGGTGCATGGATTATTAAAAACAGCTATGGTGAAGAAAACTATGACCATGGATATGTCTATGTGTCCTACTACGATACAGTATTCAATATTGATGGCGGAGTTGCATATCTCTTTGAAAATACTGAAAACTACACTAAAAACTACCAAACCGACATTGGAGGAGACATATTCCTAGTTAACGACAGCGATAGCTATTCCTATAAGAACAGCTACCAGTCAATAGGAGATGATTACATTAGTGCAGTTGGAACCTGTTTCAATGATGCAGATGAGGACTATACTGTAGAAATCTATGTAAACAACGTCTTAAAAACAAGCCAAAGCGGTAAATCTCCATTTAGAGGATTCCATACAATTAAACTGGAAAACCAAATCCAAGTAAAGATTGGAGACAATTTCACTGTAGTAATGAAAACACATTCAGTGCCTATAGTAAACACATCAAGAATGCATTTCAAGGCCAATGTATCATTCATAGACAATGGAACCGGATGGAAAGACGCAAGCGATGACAATGCGACAGTGCTCTTAAAGGTCTATACCATGGAGACTCTAAGGGAAAATCTTACAGACAGAATCCCTACAAGAATAGACTGCAAAAACATGACAACAACAGCTGTAGCAGCAGAGGACGGAAGAATAGGCAAGTACTTTGTAGTCTTCTTAAAAGACGAAAACGGTACAGCCCTATCTAATAAGCCAATCAAGATAGGTTTCAATGGAAGGGTCTACGACAGGACAACAGATGAGAACGGAAGCGCCAAGCTCCAAATAAACCTTGCTTATAAGGGAACCTACACATTCGCTATAGGTTTCTTAGGAGATAATGATTATTTAGGAGCATTTGAAGTAGCTAAGATAACTGTAAAAGTCCAGACTCCTAAATTAGCCACTTCAAATAAGTCTTATAAGGCAAGTGCAAAGACTAAAAGCTTGACTGCCACATTTAAGACTGCTAATGGAAAAGTTGTTGCTAATAAGAAGATCAGTTTCACTGTAAATGGCAAAACTTATAGTGCAAAGACTAATTCCAAAGGAATAGCTACTGTAAAGGTCTCCTTAAACAAGAAGGGAACTTATAGTTTTACAGTTAAGTTTGCAGGAGATAATACATTTGCTGCTGTTAGCAAGAAGGGTAAATTGACTTTAAGCTAA
- a CDS encoding SseB family protein, protein MNEIIDNYNVNEKIEIDNFELEDIISLGVNNLTIADEEEFFKLLKEAQLFILVQLNKEEVFDVDNQKVVEVIKPIPPLGFNFMTLTVNENERSIVAFTRKEIIKEIGLKADHIVMNMRDLAKILMGLGDTFSSIIINPQTEHSIMISINTFLSLFMEKPKNPFIGSLEQTLDKLKNDYVELDNHYMFFIRSDYEFMENESKDGVFVAKMPLRASTDPNFQANLPILHKLMMMEGQKVLYTGNPNEEQTDFDVLIAPGTEFEKYYDEDGDTSVWRCVKQPFYE, encoded by the coding sequence ATGAACGAAATCATTGATAATTATAATGTGAATGAAAAGATAGAAATAGACAACTTTGAACTGGAAGACATAATTAGCTTAGGAGTAAACAATCTGACCATTGCAGATGAAGAAGAGTTCTTCAAATTACTTAAAGAAGCCCAACTTTTCATTTTAGTTCAATTGAACAAGGAAGAAGTCTTTGATGTAGACAATCAAAAGGTTGTAGAGGTCATTAAGCCTATACCTCCACTTGGATTCAACTTCATGACACTAACTGTCAATGAAAATGAAAGATCAATTGTTGCATTCACACGAAAGGAGATAATAAAGGAAATAGGGCTTAAGGCAGACCATATTGTAATGAACATGAGAGACCTTGCAAAGATTCTCATGGGCCTTGGAGATACCTTCTCATCAATAATAATCAATCCCCAGACCGAACATTCAATAATGATAAGCATAAACACATTCTTAAGCCTCTTTATGGAAAAACCTAAAAATCCATTTATAGGATCCCTTGAACAGACTCTAGACAAATTGAAAAACGATTATGTGGAACTTGACAATCATTATATGTTTTTCATCCGCTCAGACTATGAATTTATGGAAAACGAATCAAAAGATGGAGTCTTTGTAGCAAAGATGCCTCTAAGGGCAAGCACCGATCCAAACTTCCAGGCAAACCTTCCAATATTGCATAAGCTGATGATGATGGAAGGTCAGAAAGTGTTATATACAGGTAATCCAAACGAGGAACAAACCGATTTCGATGTTTTGATAGCTCCAGGAACTGAGTTTGAAAAGTATTATGATGAGGATGGTGACACTTCCGTTTGGAGATGTGTAAAACAGCCATTCTATGAATAG
- a CDS encoding SseB family protein, which yields MSMLSNYRLKELLKKESEMTDEEYELFLNEFRKSELFIPIQVDLDSLDLKDVQLNEINHINQEINFRLKSYESKDKKRTIPLFTDEHEIERLKMNTTVGSLFMRDLCESIMPIRDSFDQIIINPKSEKSFKISVDEFLDLFDEDREFEDLMKEIENDEEFIEMMKKEL from the coding sequence ATGAGCATGCTTTCCAATTATAGACTAAAAGAATTGCTGAAAAAAGAGAGCGAAATGACTGATGAAGAGTATGAGCTCTTTCTAAATGAATTTAGAAAGTCTGAACTTTTCATACCAATCCAAGTGGACCTAGATTCCCTTGACTTAAAGGACGTTCAATTAAATGAAATCAATCATATAAATCAGGAGATAAACTTCAGACTGAAATCATACGAGAGCAAGGACAAAAAAAGAACCATCCCTCTTTTTACCGATGAGCATGAGATTGAAAGACTTAAGATGAATACAACTGTAGGATCTTTGTTCATGAGGGACCTGTGTGAATCAATTATGCCTATAAGAGACAGCTTTGACCAGATAATCATTAATCCTAAAAGCGAAAAGTCCTTTAAGATCTCTGTAGATGAGTTCTTGGATTTATTCGATGAGGATAGGGAATTTGAAGACCTGATGAAAGAAATAGAAAATGATGAAGAGTTTATTGAGATGATGAAAAAGGAACTCTGA
- a CDS encoding NUDIX hydrolase, which yields MSDMWGLTVRGICEYNDKILLLKLRSISAHDPCKWEIPGGKVKKCEYFDSALKREYKEETGMDISIDSLYHVIQKNYTACKTGEKIKSIQLIMKVSTNSDEVLISDEHDMYGWFTKEEINDMIKNNELTPPAKAAFCKTLLV from the coding sequence ATGAGTGACATGTGGGGTCTAACAGTCAGAGGAATATGCGAATATAATGATAAGATCTTGCTTCTTAAATTAAGATCAATCTCAGCTCACGACCCATGCAAATGGGAAATTCCTGGAGGCAAGGTTAAAAAGTGCGAATACTTTGATTCTGCATTAAAAAGAGAATATAAGGAAGAAACAGGAATGGACATAAGCATTGACTCATTATACCATGTCATTCAAAAGAATTATACTGCCTGCAAGACTGGAGAAAAAATCAAATCCATACAGCTTATCATGAAAGTTTCAACAAATTCAGATGAAGTTCTCATTAGTGATGAACATGATATGTATGGTTGGTTTACAAAGGAAGAAATTAATGATATGATTAAAAATAATGAATTAACTCCTCCGGCAAAAGCAGCTTTTTGTAAAACACTATTGGTTTAA
- a CDS encoding zinc-ribbon domain-containing protein: MICPSCGSENKEGSKFCKNCGERLTDSSRPTSTNASASSQSKSNKNLLIICATIIICVAVVAGAILFMSGQSTDYEVASGEATNDHSSSALNSYDSSNSNDESQDDSASASEDSSDSADEYNKNHKWGKSFQEASEYFPEASETVVTHVFYEADIDGNGFLTDNEFKDFKSLVSFTRKYAADVTNNDYVDTPDLWEGDGSVRTRYCADHGRIAVGSDDRCPYCAKKGQDSRTRSGSTRYV; this comes from the coding sequence ATGATATGTCCAAGTTGTGGAAGTGAAAATAAGGAAGGTTCTAAATTCTGTAAAAACTGTGGTGAAAGGTTAACTGATAGTTCTAGACCTACCAGCACCAATGCTAGTGCTTCATCTCAATCAAAGAGCAATAAGAATCTTTTGATTATTTGTGCAACTATAATTATCTGTGTTGCTGTTGTTGCAGGGGCTATCCTTTTTATGAGTGGCCAGTCCACTGATTATGAGGTGGCAAGCGGTGAGGCTACTAATGATCATTCATCATCTGCCTTGAATTCCTATGACAGTTCCAATTCAAATGATGAAAGTCAGGATGATTCAGCATCAGCAAGTGAAGATTCAAGCGATTCGGCCGATGAATATAATAAGAATCATAAATGGGGAAAGAGTTTCCAAGAAGCATCAGAATATTTCCCTGAAGCATCTGAAACAGTTGTTACTCATGTTTTCTATGAAGCAGACATTGACGGAAATGGCTTTTTGACTGACAACGAGTTTAAAGACTTTAAGAGCTTGGTCAGCTTCACTAGAAAGTATGCAGCAGATGTAACTAATAATGATTATGTTGACACTCCCGACCTTTGGGAGGGAGATGGAAGCGTTAGAACAAGATACTGTGCAGATCATGGTAGAATAGCAGTTGGCAGTGATGACAGGTGTCCGTACTGTGCTAAAAAAGGTCAGGACAGTAGAACCAGAAGCGGTTCAACCAGATATGTTTAA
- a CDS encoding DUF655 domain-containing protein: MSDKEVYGIVLSQKLTKDNVNMGVVMGTEKFTLKRIELNEDVRLKPQDKILITKDSEELKKTDQKLSYDDLSNEEQIEAEKAIHSIVIANENKYVGFFNKQSKDGTQLHLLEGISRKNSMKIIEEKELNGDFESFEDIDNRISFIDDSEDLIAKRVLYELSELNKVKKGRPTYLFASVKRSSKKEVLELDEFEDDDSFFIEKLKREGLVEQEGKRIR; this comes from the coding sequence ATGAGTGATAAAGAGGTTTATGGCATAGTATTGTCTCAAAAGTTAACAAAGGACAATGTAAATATGGGAGTTGTCATGGGGACCGAGAAATTTACATTGAAAAGGATAGAGCTTAATGAAGATGTGAGATTAAAGCCCCAAGATAAGATTCTGATTACAAAAGACAGCGAAGAACTTAAAAAGACCGATCAAAAATTAAGCTATGATGACTTAAGCAATGAAGAACAGATCGAAGCTGAAAAAGCAATTCATAGCATTGTGATTGCCAATGAAAACAAGTATGTAGGATTTTTCAATAAGCAAAGCAAGGACGGAACTCAGCTTCACTTATTGGAAGGCATCAGCCGAAAGAACTCAATGAAAATCATTGAAGAAAAGGAATTGAATGGCGACTTTGAAAGCTTTGAGGACATTGACAATAGAATCAGCTTCATTGACGACAGCGAAGACCTAATTGCAAAAAGAGTATTATATGAATTAAGCGAACTTAATAAGGTAAAAAAAGGAAGACCTACTTATTTATTTGCAAGTGTTAAAAGGTCATCTAAAAAGGAAGTTCTTGAATTGGATGAATTTGAGGATGATGACAGTTTCTTTATTGAAAAGTTAAAAAGAGAGGGCTTAGTTGAACAAGAGGGAAAAAGAATTAGATAA
- a CDS encoding type II toxin-antitoxin system antitoxin SocA domain-containing protein: MDFKREKYIEVLIYIIAKTANKKNVGKTVLANMLYFIDFDYYELYGESLTGETYFKTINGLKPKHFDDTLIDLIQRDIIYLKREADYDNKLKKYYIARIPDNKLSKKEYFVITDALDRFSNLSASKFNYILSKDIPFKSAKMDGQINYECVFHRLEKTN; encoded by the coding sequence ATGGATTTTAAAAGAGAAAAATACATCGAAGTTTTAATATACATCATTGCAAAGACTGCCAATAAGAAGAATGTTGGAAAGACAGTCCTAGCAAATATGCTTTATTTCATTGACTTTGACTATTATGAATTATATGGTGAGTCATTGACTGGAGAGACTTATTTTAAGACAATAAACGGCCTAAAGCCTAAGCATTTCGATGACACTTTAATTGATCTTATTCAAAGGGACATAATCTATTTGAAAAGGGAAGCTGATTATGACAATAAGCTGAAGAAATATTATATTGCAAGGATTCCAGACAATAAGCTTTCAAAAAAGGAATATTTTGTTATAACCGATGCATTAGATAGATTCAGTAATCTAAGCGCAAGCAAGTTCAATTATATTCTATCAAAGGACATTCCTTTTAAGAGTGCAAAAATGGATGGGCAAATCAATTATGAGTGCGTATTCCATAGATTGGAAAAAACTAATTAA